The sequence GACCGAAGCGCAAAAAAGCGGCTATCAATTAGCTTTCAACCGCACCATGCTGGAAGAAACAAAAGGTGACAAAGTTCTGGGTCTATTCTCAAACTCTGGCATGAATGATGGTATCGCCTATAGCACAAGCAAAGCCGATCCGAGTCGCAGCCAGCCGTCTTTGGCAGAGATGACTGACAAGGCCATCAAAACACTGTCGAAAGACGAAGACGGTTTCTTCCTGATGGTTGAAGGCGGACAAATCGACTGGGCTGGTCACAGTAATGATGCGGGCACAATGCTGCACGAAATGATCAAGTTCGATGAAGCCGTTAACGCGGTTTACGAATGGGCGAAAGATCGCGATGATACACTAATCATTGTGACTGCCGACCACGAAACAGGATCATTCGGCTTTAGCTACTCATCCAGCAATGTTCCGAAACCTGAAAAGCGTACGGGTAAAGCGTTTGAAAAACGCGATTACGCGCCAAATTTCAACTTCGGTTCGTTTGATATTCTGGCGGGTCTATACAACCAAAAAGTCAGCTACTACGGCATGCTGGAGCAGTTTGAGCAACTGAAAGAGTCAGAGCAAACACCAGAGAAATTAGCTGAAATCATTAACAATAACAGCGCTTTCCCAATTACAGCAGAGCAAGCCGCGAACATCCTAAAGAACAAGCCGAACCCTTACCATAAGGAAGGCCACAGCTACTTAGCGCAAGAGAGTGTTCCTGCTATCGACGATTTTGACGCGTTCTACCCATACAACGATCGCACTAACCTAATCGCACGTGAGCAAGCCACCGGACAGAACATCGTGTGGGGCACAGGCACACACACGCACACACCAGTGAACGTGTTTGCTTGGGGGCCAGCAGAGAAAATCCTGCCAGTTTCTAAAATTATGCACCACTCTGAACTGGGTGAGTTCATCAAAGCACAAGTGAAGTAAGCTCTACGTCTAAGCGCCCGACCAAAGGCGTTATTGATAAGTAGTACTATTGAAAAGAGCGCCTTGCGGCGCTCTTTCTAGCTCTCTGGTGTCTCTTTCACCATATGAAGATGCACATCCTGCTGTGGGAAAGGAATTGAAATCCCTTCGCGGTCAAATCTCAATTTCACTTCTTTGGTCACATCCCAGTAAACATCCCAATAATCCTCGGTTTTTACCCAAGGGCGCACAATGAAATCCACCGACGACGTATTCAAGGTATGAACGCGAATATTCGGCTCAGGCGTGCGCAGCACACTTGGATGCGAGGTAACAATGTCCGTTAACACGCGTTCTGCTTTTAACAGATCGTCACCATAACCAATGCCAAACACCATATCGACACGTCGGACACGCTCGTGAGTGACGTTTTTGATGACATCGCCCCAAATCTTGCTGTTCGGCACAATAATGATCTGGTTATCAAAGGTTTTGATCGTGGTATTCACTAAACTCATGTGACTTACCTTGCCATCGACACCACCTGCGAAGACAAAGTCCCCGACATCAAACGGGCGATAGATCAGCAGCATCATCCCAGCAGCAAAGTTCGATAAAGTATCTTGCAACGCAAAACCGATGATCACACCGGCAATACCAAAACCGGTCAATACTGGCGTTAAGTTTAAGCCGATTTGCGACAGGCCGACCAGAATACCGATGACCCAAACCAAGTTACCCGACATGGTAATAAAGAACTCCTGCATTAGCTGAGACAACTTCAGGTTCTTTGTCACCACCGCTTTACTCACTAATTTTCGCACCAACTTCGCGATCATTTTGGTCGCCAGTAAAATGATAAATAAGACGAAGAGTTGGAAAAGGTGCTGAGGCGCGTTGTTAGCCAGCCAATCCCAAGCATTGGAAGACCAGTGAGACAATATCGACAAGACCACATCACTTTCCAGCAGATCCTGCGTAATATTGCCTGTCGTTTCAAAGATCAGGCGTTTGTACTCAGAGGTGTCAAGCTCCAACTGACCCGCGATAGAGACCAGCGAACTCAAGCTCTCAACGGCAATGTCCATGCGCTGCTTAAACACCAAATGACTCAATTGCAGTGAAGACTTTTCTGATTCCGGACTGGCCGATAGTTGCTTACCCACCACTTCGGCCTGCTGATTAAAATATTCAACCGATGCCGACATAACCCGTAAACGCTGGGAAATTTGCTCTCGAAGTTGCTTACGAGCCGCGCTTTCATCCACTTCTAATGCTTTCAGCCACTTGATGTTTTGCCAGCTAGCCGCAATTGCATTGTCAAAGTAGTGCTGTAATTCTTGGTAATCATTGATCAACCCAAGACGCTCTTCCGGCTTTGCAGCGTTGATCTTCTCGTTAATGTCTTTAATCTTATCTTCGAGGTAGCGCTGGGCGGCCAAAGAGTGCTTTTGCTGGGCTTTTACCTGTGCCACCAGCGTTGCTCTTGGGATGGAGTCACGTTGAATCGCGTTTGCCAATAAAGAACGCAATTCTTCATTCTTTTGAAATAGTTTCAGCTGAAGCGCGTCTTTTTCTGAGCCACTGGCTGTTTTGATTGTCTCAATGAGCTCGACGCTCTCTTGGTTGAGCGTATCAATCTCTAACTCGCTCTTTGACAAGGTTGGCGTGTCGGGTGGCTCTGTTGCTGACACGCTCGTCACTGCGATAGTCGTAAGTGCCAGCAAGATAACGATAATCGCGTGCGCGAACTGGTGTGGAAAGGATTTACCCATAAAGACTCCAGAATAAGAAATCCATGTTTTTTAAACAGATAGCGTTAAGTTTACACCACCTTTGGGTTTAGTTTGCTAGTTTATAGTAAGGAATGGCGCAAACAAAAACAGCCGCCATTTGGCGACTGTTGTTCAATACTAAGAACGGTTTGGGTGATTTAGGATGTGGTCTTCCCAATTTACAACGTCAATTTCGTATACGACTTTGTTACGCACACTTTCACCTGCTGCGTGCATGGCGGATTTTGATCCTGTAATGAGTGGGTGCCACTCTGGTAACGACTGACCTTCAGCTAGCAAACGATATGCGCAAGTGTGTGGCAACCAGGTAAAGTCATCAATGTCTTCACGGGTTAGCTTGGTGCATTCTTCACCAGAAGAGAAACGGTTTGGGTAGTCTTTGCACGAACACGTTTTGCTGTTTAACCAGCTACACGCCACATTGGTGTAATAAATTTCGTCCGTGTCTTCGTCCATAAGCTTATGCAAGCAACACTTTCCGCAGCCATCGCAAAGAGACTCCCATTCTTCTTCGGTCATCTGCTCTAGTTTTTTACTTTCCCAAAATGGCTTGCTCATAGGTATTACTTCGTTTTCGGACAGGGGTGCGATTTATACCGCTACGATAGAAAAAGTTCAAGGGCAAAGTTTGAGCTGATAGGTGCAAAGAATTTTGTTAATATCGCGCCCTTAATTTTTTCGTGAGGTTATTTTGATGGAATGTCGATTAGGTTGCGGCGCGTGTTGTATTGCTCCGAGCATCTCCTCCCCTATTCCTGGGATGCCTAAAGGTAAGCCTGCGGGTGTTCGATGCATTCAGCTCAATGACGACAACTTGTGTAAGCTATTTGGCAAACCTGAACGGCCAAAAGTATGCCACGATTTTAAGCCATGCCCAGTTGTGTGTGGCAAAACCAATCAAGAAGCACTCATTAACATCAGCGAGTTGGAAGACCTTACATAACGACCGTTTCAATTTATCGTCAAGTGGTTAACCGGTTCCAAAGAAAAGCCGCAGCGGTTGCTACGGCTTTGAAGAAGATACGCTTTGATTAGAGCTTTTGCCTTCCCAATAATGAGTGAGACAACGTCGTTCCATCAACCAGCTCAAGCTCACCACCAACAGGCACGCCGTGCGCGATGCGACTCGCGGAGACTTGATGCGCCTTGCATAGATCAGCAATGTAATGAGCAGTTGCTTCACCTTCTACAGTTGGGTTAGTCGCCAAAATCACTTCTTGGACATCACCACGACGTAATCGGTAATCCAACACGTCTAAGCCGATATCACTCGGGCCAATTCCGTCCAATGGCGACAAGTGTCCCATCAAAACAAAATATCGGCCTGAGAACTGTCCGGTAGCCTCTACCGCAGCGATATCCGCTGGGCTTTCTACCACACATATTTGACCATTTTCCTGACGTTTAGGATTGGTGCAAATATGACAGATTTCTTCCTCAGTAAAAGTACGGCACTCGGTGCAATGGCCTATTTCAGTCATTGCTTGGCTCAGTGCATCTGCTAGTTGCAGGCCGCCTTTTCTATCTCGCTGTAACAAATGAAAGGCCATACGCTGTGCCGACTTGGGACCAACCCCAGGCAGACAACGTAAGGCCTCCATCAATTGCTCCAGCATATGACTGGTGCGCATTAATTACCCTTGTTAATTAAAATGGCATTTTCATGCCTGGTGGTAGCTGCATACCGCCAGTGACACCTGCCATTTTCTCTTTCTGAGTTTCTTCAACGCGGCGCGCTGCATCGTTAAATGCTGCAGCAATCAAATCTTCAAGCATTTCTTTATCGTCTTCCATCAAACTTTCATCGATGTGTACACGACGAACGCTATGGCTACCAGTAATCGTCACTTTTACAAGGCCAGCACCAGACTCGCCAGTCACTTCCATATTCGCGATTTCTTCTTGAAGCTTTTGCATGCGCTCTTGCATTTGCTGGGCTTGCTTCATTAGGTTGCCCATTCCGCCTTTACCAAACATGTTCTTCTCTCTGGTTGTGAATACCTTGCCCATTAAGTATGGCTTAGATATTTAGCTTGTCGTTTCAATAATAAATGGGGGTGCGCTGTATCGCTTTCAACCCCAACGTTAAATCGGCCTCACACTATCTTTATCAAGTTGTGCGGCAAAACGTGCCTCAATAAACTGCACGTTTTTGTCATTTTCAAGGCTTGTGAAGGCTTGCTGTAACTTACCTTGGTAGAGCTTATCTCGCAGCTCAAGTGGTGTCTCACCACTATCGCCAATTTCAACACTTAAGTGACTCTCTTCACCCAAAGCTTCGTTAAGTGCTTGCAGCAATTCACTTTGTGCTCTGTCCGTATTGAGGTGAGATTGCTCCGGCCTCAATGTTAAAGCAATGGATGACCCATTTTTCTCAAAGTGAGAATTGAGTGCAAGCTGCTCTGTTAATTTTGCCGTAGAAAGCTGGCTGATCAGTTCTGCCCATTGATTTTGGGAGCGAGATTCCTCTACCAGCTTTTGCGCCATTTCCGGTGTTTTTTCATGCTCTAGCGCTTTTTTGAGCTGTGTCGGCGTTAACTCTTCACTCTTTTGCTCAACTTGCGGCAAAGTTGGCTTCCACTGATAGGGCTCATCTTTGGCCGCTTCAGGTGTCGTTATCGACTGTGAGCGTGATAATGGCGACACCTGCTCTTCTCCAGCGCGCTTTTGTGCAACACGATCGAGAACAGATTCTGACTTGGCAGATGCCGCTTTACCCTTTTTTGGCGTATTTCCCTGGTTAGGCGCTAAACCTTTACGTTGGGAACGTAATTGATGGCGAAGCCCGCTAATTGGCGATGAGCCGCGCTGTTCCGTCTGCTTTGGTTCTGGACTAGCCTGATCCATGTTATGTTGAGGCTGCTGCTCATATCGCTCAGTAGGTACGTTCTGAGGCTCATCATACATAGGCGGTACGTCATACGCAGGTGGCGCATAGTGTGGTGGTTCTGAAGCATGAGCAGGTGGTATCACCCTTTCAGGGCGTGATGGCTGCACAGGAGCTTGAACTGGAACGTTTTGTTGATTTCCAGCCAGTTTCTGCTCAGAACTCGGGGTCGGTTGTGCCATAGGCTGCTGAGTTGCAGGTTCTATAGCAGTAGAGATCGCATTGGCTGTTGGCTGAGAGGCTGGTCTAAACGCCATCATGCGTAAAACAACCATCTCTAAACCAATTCGCTCAGAAGGTGCAAGCGGTAGATCTTGACGACCTTTTAGTGCGATTTGGTAGTAGAGCTGCACATCTTGCGGGGATAACGCCTTACTGAGCAACTCGACCTTTTCTGCATCAGGCTGACCTTTATCTAACGAAGAAGGCAACGCTTGATACATCGCCATACGATGCAACTGAGCCGCGAGTTGTTGTAACAAGCCATCCCACTCCACGCCATTTTGAGCGAGCTTAGCAATGCATTCCATCGCCATTTGCGGTTGCTTCGAACTTACCGCTTCTAAAAGGTGGAGTGCTTGATCCGTATCCAGCGTACCCAGCATGTGTGCAACGCTATCCGCACCCACGTTGCCATTACCCAGCGCAATAGCTTGGTCGGTCAGGCTCAGAGCGTCACGCATACTGCCGTCCGCCGCATGAGCTATCATACCCAATGCGCGTGGTTCAGATGTGACGTTTTCTTGCTCAAGAATATGATCGAGCTGCTCATGTATGGTATCCACACTGATCGGTTTCAGGTGGAACTGCAAACAACGAGATAAAATAGTCACCGGGAGCTTTTGTGGATCCGTAGTCGCCAATAGAAACTTCACGTACTCTGGCGGCTCTTCTAACGTTTTTAGCAAAGCGTTAAAACTATGGCGCGAAAGCATGTGAACTTCATCGATTAGGTAAACCTTAAATCGACCGCGAGCCGGTTTGTACTGGACGTTATCCAGCAATTCACGGGTATCTTCAACCTTAGTACGAGACGCTGCATCTATCTCTAGTAAATCGACAAAACGACCTTCGTCAATTTCTTTACAGGTGTCGCACTGGCCACAAGGCGTCGCTGTAATACCGGTTTCACAGTTAAGACCCTTAGCAAACAGACGGCCAATCGTCGTTTTACCGACACCACGAGTACCGCTAAATAGATAAGCGTGGTGAAGTCTGTTTTGAGCTAGTGCATTTTCCAGTGCTGTTAATACGTGGCTTTGTCCTACGACTTCACTGAATTTTGTAGGACGCCATTTTCGCGCTAAGGCAAGATAACTCATGAATAATACCGATTAGTGACCTTCAAACTCGCAGATGCTGTATACGTCAAGCCCTAGGTTCTCAAGACGTTTGTCACCACCGATTTCAGGAAGGTTAATCACAAAAGCTGCGTGCTCTACAACACCACCCAACGAACGAATCAACTTCGCGGTAGCTTCTATCGTACCGCCAGTGGCTAGAAGGTCGTCAACCACCAACACTTTGTCGCCTTCATTGATGGCATCTACATGGATTTCCAGTGTATCCATGCCGTACTCTAGCTCATAGGTTTGAGCGATAGTCTTACGTGGCAATTTGCCCGGCTTACGTACTGGAACAAAACCCACACCCAGTTCTAGCGCAAGCGGTGCACCAAAAAGAAAACCACGTGCTTCAGTACCAACCACTTTGGTAAAGCCCATCTCTTTGTACTTAGAAACCAACAGTTGAATTGTTGCTTGGTAAGCCTCTGCATTTTCCATCAAGCTGGTCACGTCACGGAAAAGAATACCTGGTTTCGGATAATCCTGAATGCTTTTGATGCTGGATTTGATCAAGGAGATTGTTTCAGTCGTCATAATTCTTTACTTGGGTAGGCTATGTTTGAATACTCTCCATATCGAGTGTTCAAGCCATAGCTATGGTTGTCGCACAACGTCACTTTCATCAGGCCCGCATATTGTTTCAAATATGCTGCCTAAAATCACTGCGCTTAAAATACAAACGCCCATACTTTGCTGGGCGCACTTATAGGCAATCTTAGTGATTTTCTGGCTGGTCAGCAAGGTGCTCTATCACAGGCAATCGAATAAACCAGCTCATTAGAATGATTAGCATCACCGCTAGCATAATCTTTAACCAAAGATGAGGAACAACCCAGATAGAAAAAGCAAAGCTGGCGACCATACACAACGCGCCCCGCTTTTTGACCTTACTGGTCACTGCACGATGGCGATGCCAATTATCAAGTATTGGGCCAAAGGTCTGATGTTGGTGCAGCCAGTTATGGAATGTCGGACTGCTTCGCATAAAACATGCGCTAGCGAGAATGATAAAGGGAGTGGTGGGAAGAATAGGTAAAAATATGCCCAGAAAACCCAGGCACAAACTTACGCTACCAACAATATTTAAACCAATTTTACGTATACTGATGGCGCGCTCCGATCTCTTTTAGTAGCCCGCATAGCCATTTAACACGCGAATCCAAGTGAGAGTCGCTGGGAGTGTTGGGATCAAAAGGGCTGCAATAAATCCAAAAAAGTACAAAATATTATATGGTTCTTTAAAGTCTTGGTCTGCCATGGATTAACTTCTCTAATGTAGGTGACGATTTATCAACCCAAGGTTAATCATCAGTTAACACTTTGGGTCATTTTTGTTTGGGCAAACTATACATTATTCGCCCAGCCACAAACACCGACTAAGAGAAGGGTTATTAATCCAAAGGACTCAAAAAAGGTAGCGACTTATGCGCTACCCCCTCGATATATATCCAAGCTAAAACTGCACGTCCCAAGACGATTGAATTTCAACTGGCAGGCGCCATCGATCGGTAGCTCCTCAATGAAATTTTTCACACAACTATCGCCCAAAAGGACGCTAGGTTGGAGGTGTTTAGATTCTTGACCATTGGCACACAAACACTCTAACCCCGCAGGCAAAATAGACAACATTCCCGAAGAGAGATCAGCCACACCAAATATCGCTTTCACCGGCTGAGCACCACGGTAGCATTTCATGCCCTTTTCTATTAGATAAGCGAGGTCTTTCAAGTCCGCATTAAAGCATTTTAAGTTACGCAAATAATCATGGAACAATGCCCTAATAAGCAACGTGGTCGCCGCGCCGTTGTTGTCTTCGGTCGCAGAATCTACGATATAAAAAGCAAACTGACCATTCATTATCCAAGCGTAATCGAATACGACGGGCATCACTTCAGCCGATTGCAAAAGTTTGTAACTGCATCGCCAGTCACCTTGTTGGGTGTCCCGGTCAGGCAATAGCGCATGGAGCAAATCTTTAGCAGCGCTACGATTTTCTTGTAAAAATTTTAGATGCCAGTGAAGCTCTTGTTCTTCTGGAACATCACCGCTGTCTACTCTGAACCATTGGCTCGAAAAGTCCCTTTGGTCGCTCAAATGATTGTCTGTGTCATCCAAGGTACTTTCTATCGAGCATATTAAATGTTTATGATTACTGATTGGTTTAGGCAAGAAGTCTTTGATACCAAATTTCAACGCATTCGCCACATCAGACATATCCTCTGTAGCTGACACCACAATAAGCGGCATTGAGGGATACTCAAGACTCACTTCCTCAACAAATTCAATACCATCAAGCACAGGCATGGAAAGATCGCACATGATTAAGTCTGGCTCGACTTCTCTCAACTTGCGCAATCCGTCTAACCCATCTTCGGCTTCAACGACCTTATACCCTTGAGAATTTAAATAACCAGATGTGATACGACGAAAAACCGGGTCGTCGTCAACTAGCATGATAAGTTTGTCACCCGGAGCAAAGTTTGGCACTTCGCTGGGAAACGCTTCGACTGACTTGTACATAAACTGATGCCTCACACAATACTTAACGTACAGCTTGTTTTTTGTTGTTATTGATTTGCTAAAACGCTCCTTAAAAAGTAGTCCCAAAAGGCCATTTCTACAAATTTAGGCCTTTTCACACCAGTTGCATACTATCTGTGTGGAATATCAATTTTCTCTAAACTAGTTGATATGGAGCAAACTTTGGCGTTTGATATAGCTATAAATTAATCGAATTCGTAAAAAAATGTGTCCAATAGAATGAAATTAGATGATCTCAACTTGTTTAGGCTTGTGGTCGAAAGCGGAAGCTACACTGCAGCTTCCAGAAAGAATATGATTCCTGTTGCAACGATTACAAGACGTATACAGGCACTAGAAGACTCACTCAACCTCCGATTGCTTAATCGACATGCGCGTAAACTTTCTCTAACAGAAGCAGGAGAGCGTTTTTACAATGAATGCTCCCCACTCTTGGATCGTCTAACCTCGACAGCGGAAGAAATTTCTGACGAGTGCCGTGGCGCTGCAGGTAAAATACGCATTACTGCCCCATCAAACCTAACAAAAAGAATGATGATGCCGATGTTCAATGGATTTATGAAAGCCTATCCTGACATCAACATCGTTTTGACCACCAGCAACCTTTCGGAGCAATTTGATCCAACAGAATGGGACGTCATTTTCCGTGTCGGCCCTCAGCGCGACTCTAGTTTGATCGCACGTAAAATTAGCTCCGTTGAAGACATTCTGGTGGCAAGCCCCAGCTATCTAAAATCAAACCCTGAACCTAAACACGCAGAAGAGCTTCATCAGCACTCTTTGTTGAAAGGCGCTCCGCTTCTCAAATGGCAGCTTGCTAACCAAAATGGTGAACACGTTATCAATAACGACAACGGCCGTTTTCGAGCCAACGCTTTGAATGTAATACGAAGTGCTTGCTCTGATGGATTAGGCATTGCCCTTATGCCAGATGTCATGATCCGAGAATACATTGAGGACGGCAGCTTAGTACGAGTTTTAGATGATTGGAGCGCCAACCCGCGTGATATCTACATGCTATATAACCACAAAGATCACTTACCAGAAAAAGTACGATTGTTTATTGATTTTGTGATCGCGTATCACATTATCTAATACGAAAAGAGCTTGGCGTAAAAAGCCAAGCTCTTTGTCATTTATGCCGCCAAAAAATGCCCAGTCTCTTTTGTCCAGATTGGATTGTAATTTGGCTTAACACTTACAGATATTCTACAAATTTACTGAGATCACGCTCTGGTACTTTCATCGGTGTGCATCCCGGTGTCCCTAAGTATAGGAAACCAACGATCTCATCGTCCCCTTCGAGACCAAATGCCTTATGAACTTCTTCATGGAACATCCACTTACCAGAACGCCAAAAACCTTGAAAACCCTGAGCAACTGCCGCCATCTGCATCGCTTGAACAGCACAACCTGCCGACAAGTGCTGCTCTAACGCGGGTACTTTTTCGTGTTGAGTCACTTTAGCAATCACAGTAATGACCATAGGGGCACGAAAAGGCGCATTTTTCACTTTCTCTACAACTGCATCTTCACTGTTATCCGCAACTGCCGCTTTTACGAGAATATCAGAGAGTTTATTCAGCCCTTCTCCCTGAGAAATAACAAATCTCCAGGGAGTCAGACCAGCATGATCTGGTGCTCTTAAGCCCGCTTTAATAATGTTTTCCAACGCCGCACCTTCTGGCGCTGGGGCAGCAAGTTTCGCGATTGAACGACGGTTGAGCAATAGATCTAAAGCGTCCATTTAAAATCCTTCCGATTCTGATTTTTTCAATATTTTCTTGATAATAACTCTCAATAAAAAAAAAGGCGAACGTTACCGCTCGCCTTAGTGGAGTCTATAGAGACTATTCGTAAAATGGTTGCTCTAGCCCTGCTCTCGTTAATAGACCATCACATGGTGCAAATCGATCGCCATATTTTTGAGCGTGTTCATTCATAATTTCGACCAGTTTCTTAATGCCGATTTGATCCATATATCGGAATGGACCACCTAAAAACGGAGGGAAACCAATCCCAAATATTGCACCGATATCACCATCACGAGGGCTACGGATGATACCTTCATCCAAACAACGAACCGCTTCATTCAGCATTGGTAATACACAACGCATAGCGATGTCTTTTTCTGGCAGCTTAGATTCCGGATTGAGACTCAGCAGTTTGTAAACTGACTTATCCACCTCTTTCTTCTTACCTTTATAGGTATAGAATCCTTTACCACTCTTACGGCCTTTTCGATCATCA is a genomic window of Vibrio japonicus containing:
- a CDS encoding alkaline phosphatase; amino-acid sequence: MKHLSKTVVAALATSTLSFSTVAAEIKNVILMIGDGMGPQQVGLLETYANNAPNSIYKGKHTAINTLAQEGVIGSSLTHPEDAIVVDSACSATMLATGIYTASEVIGIDSQGNHVETVLEQAKRLGKATGLVSDTRLTHATPAAFAAHQPHRSLENDIASDMLATGVDVMLSGGLRHWIPQSANDKGATYKELETLTQGDVSLKSKRQDDRNLLTEAQKSGYQLAFNRTMLEETKGDKVLGLFSNSGMNDGIAYSTSKADPSRSQPSLAEMTDKAIKTLSKDEDGFFLMVEGGQIDWAGHSNDAGTMLHEMIKFDEAVNAVYEWAKDRDDTLIIVTADHETGSFGFSYSSSNVPKPEKRTGKAFEKRDYAPNFNFGSFDILAGLYNQKVSYYGMLEQFEQLKESEQTPEKLAEIINNNSAFPITAEQAANILKNKPNPYHKEGHSYLAQESVPAIDDFDAFYPYNDRTNLIAREQATGQNIVWGTGTHTHTPVNVFAWGPAEKILPVSKIMHHSELGEFIKAQVK
- a CDS encoding mechanosensitive ion channel domain-containing protein, encoding MGKSFPHQFAHAIIVILLALTTIAVTSVSATEPPDTPTLSKSELEIDTLNQESVELIETIKTASGSEKDALQLKLFQKNEELRSLLANAIQRDSIPRATLVAQVKAQQKHSLAAQRYLEDKIKDINEKINAAKPEERLGLINDYQELQHYFDNAIAASWQNIKWLKALEVDESAARKQLREQISQRLRVMSASVEYFNQQAEVVGKQLSASPESEKSSLQLSHLVFKQRMDIAVESLSSLVSIAGQLELDTSEYKRLIFETTGNITQDLLESDVVLSILSHWSSNAWDWLANNAPQHLFQLFVLFIILLATKMIAKLVRKLVSKAVVTKNLKLSQLMQEFFITMSGNLVWVIGILVGLSQIGLNLTPVLTGFGIAGVIIGFALQDTLSNFAAGMMLLIYRPFDVGDFVFAGGVDGKVSHMSLVNTTIKTFDNQIIIVPNSKIWGDVIKNVTHERVRRVDMVFGIGYGDDLLKAERVLTDIVTSHPSVLRTPEPNIRVHTLNTSSVDFIVRPWVKTEDYWDVYWDVTKEVKLRFDREGISIPFPQQDVHLHMVKETPES
- a CDS encoding YcgN family cysteine cluster protein, with amino-acid sequence MSKPFWESKKLEQMTEEEWESLCDGCGKCCLHKLMDEDTDEIYYTNVACSWLNSKTCSCKDYPNRFSSGEECTKLTREDIDDFTWLPHTCAYRLLAEGQSLPEWHPLITGSKSAMHAAGESVRNKVVYEIDVVNWEDHILNHPNRS
- a CDS encoding YkgJ family cysteine cluster protein, with translation MECRLGCGACCIAPSISSPIPGMPKGKPAGVRCIQLNDDNLCKLFGKPERPKVCHDFKPCPVVCGKTNQEALINISELEDLT
- the recR gene encoding recombination mediator RecR — encoded protein: MRTSHMLEQLMEALRCLPGVGPKSAQRMAFHLLQRDRKGGLQLADALSQAMTEIGHCTECRTFTEEEICHICTNPKRQENGQICVVESPADIAAVEATGQFSGRYFVLMGHLSPLDGIGPSDIGLDVLDYRLRRGDVQEVILATNPTVEGEATAHYIADLCKAHQVSASRIAHGVPVGGELELVDGTTLSHSLLGRQKL
- a CDS encoding YbaB/EbfC family nucleoid-associated protein — protein: MFGKGGMGNLMKQAQQMQERMQKLQEEIANMEVTGESGAGLVKVTITGSHSVRRVHIDESLMEDDKEMLEDLIAAAFNDAARRVEETQKEKMAGVTGGMQLPPGMKMPF
- the dnaX gene encoding DNA polymerase III subunit gamma/tau, which gives rise to MSYLALARKWRPTKFSEVVGQSHVLTALENALAQNRLHHAYLFSGTRGVGKTTIGRLFAKGLNCETGITATPCGQCDTCKEIDEGRFVDLLEIDAASRTKVEDTRELLDNVQYKPARGRFKVYLIDEVHMLSRHSFNALLKTLEEPPEYVKFLLATTDPQKLPVTILSRCLQFHLKPISVDTIHEQLDHILEQENVTSEPRALGMIAHAADGSMRDALSLTDQAIALGNGNVGADSVAHMLGTLDTDQALHLLEAVSSKQPQMAMECIAKLAQNGVEWDGLLQQLAAQLHRMAMYQALPSSLDKGQPDAEKVELLSKALSPQDVQLYYQIALKGRQDLPLAPSERIGLEMVVLRMMAFRPASQPTANAISTAIEPATQQPMAQPTPSSEQKLAGNQQNVPVQAPVQPSRPERVIPPAHASEPPHYAPPAYDVPPMYDEPQNVPTERYEQQPQHNMDQASPEPKQTEQRGSSPISGLRHQLRSQRKGLAPNQGNTPKKGKAASAKSESVLDRVAQKRAGEEQVSPLSRSQSITTPEAAKDEPYQWKPTLPQVEQKSEELTPTQLKKALEHEKTPEMAQKLVEESRSQNQWAELISQLSTAKLTEQLALNSHFEKNGSSIALTLRPEQSHLNTDRAQSELLQALNEALGEESHLSVEIGDSGETPLELRDKLYQGKLQQAFTSLENDKNVQFIEARFAAQLDKDSVRPI
- the apt gene encoding adenine phosphoribosyltransferase, with product MTTETISLIKSSIKSIQDYPKPGILFRDVTSLMENAEAYQATIQLLVSKYKEMGFTKVVGTEARGFLFGAPLALELGVGFVPVRKPGKLPRKTIAQTYELEYGMDTLEIHVDAINEGDKVLVVDDLLATGGTIEATAKLIRSLGGVVEHAAFVINLPEIGGDKRLENLGLDVYSICEFEGH
- a CDS encoding YbaN family protein, whose protein sequence is MSIRKIGLNIVGSVSLCLGFLGIFLPILPTTPFIILASACFMRSSPTFHNWLHQHQTFGPILDNWHRHRAVTSKVKKRGALCMVASFAFSIWVVPHLWLKIMLAVMLIILMSWFIRLPVIEHLADQPENH
- a CDS encoding response regulator is translated as MYKSVEAFPSEVPNFAPGDKLIMLVDDDPVFRRITSGYLNSQGYKVVEAEDGLDGLRKLREVEPDLIMCDLSMPVLDGIEFVEEVSLEYPSMPLIVVSATEDMSDVANALKFGIKDFLPKPISNHKHLICSIESTLDDTDNHLSDQRDFSSQWFRVDSGDVPEEQELHWHLKFLQENRSAAKDLLHALLPDRDTQQGDWRCSYKLLQSAEVMPVVFDYAWIMNGQFAFYIVDSATEDNNGAATTLLIRALFHDYLRNLKCFNADLKDLAYLIEKGMKCYRGAQPVKAIFGVADLSSGMLSILPAGLECLCANGQESKHLQPSVLLGDSCVKNFIEELPIDGACQLKFNRLGTCSFSLDIYRGGSA
- a CDS encoding LysR family transcriptional regulator, with translation MKLDDLNLFRLVVESGSYTAASRKNMIPVATITRRIQALEDSLNLRLLNRHARKLSLTEAGERFYNECSPLLDRLTSTAEEISDECRGAAGKIRITAPSNLTKRMMMPMFNGFMKAYPDINIVLTTSNLSEQFDPTEWDVIFRVGPQRDSSLIARKISSVEDILVASPSYLKSNPEPKHAEELHQHSLLKGAPLLKWQLANQNGEHVINNDNGRFRANALNVIRSACSDGLGIALMPDVMIREYIEDGSLVRVLDDWSANPRDIYMLYNHKDHLPEKVRLFIDFVIAYHII
- a CDS encoding NAD(P)H nitroreductase, with the protein product MDALDLLLNRRSIAKLAAPAPEGAALENIIKAGLRAPDHAGLTPWRFVISQGEGLNKLSDILVKAAVADNSEDAVVEKVKNAPFRAPMVITVIAKVTQHEKVPALEQHLSAGCAVQAMQMAAVAQGFQGFWRSGKWMFHEEVHKAFGLEGDDEIVGFLYLGTPGCTPMKVPERDLSKFVEYL